GAAGGTATGAGGATATATAGAAGGGCTTTATTATTTATTATATATATTGCATTAAAAAGAAAATTTAAAAAATCAAAACTTGTTGTACATCATTCTATTGGTAGCGGATTGTATTTTGAAATAAAAGGAGTAAAAAATTCAGAAAAAAATATTGAGAAATTAAAAGCTGAAATGAAAAAGATAATAGAAGAGGATTTGTTATTTGAAAAAATAACATTAAGCAAATTCGATGCCATAAAATATTTTGATGAAAATGACGAAAAGGATAAGGCTATTTTATTTAAATACAGAAAAAAAACAACAGTAAAGGTTTATAAATGTGGCGAGTATATAAATTATTTCTATGAATACATGCCGCCTTCAACAGGGTATATAGAATTATTTGATGTTATTGCATATGACAAAGGATTTGTATTATTGCATCCAAATCAATCATCACCAGATAAGATTCCGGAATTTAAACCTTTGCCAAAACTCTCAGCAACCTTTATTGAATATAAAAAATGGCTTGATATATTAAATATACAAAATGTTGGAGAATTAAATTCATTAATTGCAAAAGGTGTAAATAAAAGTGGAGAATTAATAAGAATAGCAGAAGCCCTTCATGAAAAAAAATATGCAAATATAGCAGATCAAATTATGAAAAGAAAACATGTAAGATTAATATGTCTTGCAGGTCCGTCCTCTTCTGGTAAAACAACAAGTGCAAAAAGAATAGCTTTACAATTAAAGGTAAACGGTAAAGAACCATTGCAAATATCTCTTGATGACTATTATATGGATTATGAAAAAATACCTTTGACTCCAGAAGGGAAAAAAGATCTTGAATCAATAGAGGCGCTGGATCTTGATCTATTAAATAGAAATCTTAAGGATTTAATTGAAGGTAAAGAAGTTGAATTACCAAGATATAACTTTGTAACTGGAAAAAGAGAGTGGACAGGAAAGAAAGTAAAAGCAGGGAAAAATCAACCTATTATTATTGAAGGAATTCATGGTCTAAATGAAAAACTCACAGAAAGCATACCAAGAGATCAAAAATTCAAGGTATATGTTAGCGCTTTAATACAGATGAATCTTGATGAAATGAATAGAATACCTACAACAGACACAAGATTAATAAGAAGAATAGTTAGAGATTATAATTTTAGAGGCGCAACAGCATTAAGAACTTTACAATTATGGCCAGAAGTAAGAAAAGGTGAAGAAGCAAATATCTTTCCATATCAGGAAGAAGCAGATATTATGTTCAATTCATATTTAATATATGAATTGCCAATACTAAAATTATATGCAGAACCATTATTGCTTGAAATAGACAATACTTTACCTGAATATACAGAAGCAAAAAGATTGCTAAGATTCTTAGATTATTTCCTTCCTCTTCCAGCAATAAAACATGTACCAAATATCTCAGTTTTAAGGGAGTTTATAGGCGATAGCACATTTGAATATTAATATTACTGAAAAAATTTTATGATATAATAAAAATGAAGTTTTTATGATTGGGTAAATAAAAGTTATTTCAAATTGCTAATTAATATTTTGTATTAATTTTTTCAGTAGGAGGTAATTAAATGCCTGGAAGAGGTAGAGGACAGGGAAGGTTTAGAAGAGGCTGGATAGAATCCTTTGTATTATTAATAATAGCTGAAAAGCCATCTCATGGCTATGAAATAGCAAATAAACTCTCTGAATTTGGTGTTATGCTCAACGGTATAGGGCAAATGGGTAATTTATATAGAACCCTTGCAAAACTGGAAGAGATGGGACTTGTTGTTACAGATTGGGATACCTCAGAACCAGGTCCATCAAAAAAGATTTATAAAATTACACATGATGGAATGTTATTCCTTGAAAATTCAAAAAAGGATTTTATAGAGTTTAAACATATAATTGATGTGTTTATTGATAGAGTGGAGAGGTTGTAAAATAAAAAATAAGGGCTTAAGCCCTTATTTTTTATTTTTTTATCATATTTATTTATTTATTTATTTATTTATTTACCGTATTGCAACTCCGGGTTAAAAATTAAAGTGTTTCAAAAAGATGAAAATATGTTATAATTTTTAATGAAAGGATTAAAAGGAGGGAGAGAGTATGAAATTAACTGGCAAAGTTCTCACTATGGTTTTGGGGATAACAATACTTTCCCTGATTTCTCTGACTTTTTTTACAGTTAAATCGTCTGTTAATTCAATGATTAACTCTGATGCTGAAAAACTTATATTGGTTTCAAAAAAATCGTCAAATGAACTAAACATGTATTTGGGGCAGGTAGATGATTTTCTAAGATTAAATTCTAAGCGAAATTTGTTTATTAAAAATCTTGGAGAATTAAAAGAAGCTTTTCATCATATAGAAGAATTAGGAGAACCTGATGAAATATTACAAAAAGCTTTTATTGATGATAATCCTTATCCTGTTGGTGAAAAATACAAATTGACAGAATTATCAGGGGTGCATGCT
This is a stretch of genomic DNA from Marinitoga piezophila KA3. It encodes these proteins:
- a CDS encoding nucleoside kinase translates to MSYIVKTKNGEFKIKKGEQFFKIAEELQKKNKYTVLAVKFNNEIKELWKKVHGSGYAEPVDVTSTEGMRIYRRALLFIIYIALKRKFKKSKLVVHHSIGSGLYFEIKGVKNSEKNIEKLKAEMKKIIEEDLLFEKITLSKFDAIKYFDENDEKDKAILFKYRKKTTVKVYKCGEYINYFYEYMPPSTGYIELFDVIAYDKGFVLLHPNQSSPDKIPEFKPLPKLSATFIEYKKWLDILNIQNVGELNSLIAKGVNKSGELIRIAEALHEKKYANIADQIMKRKHVRLICLAGPSSSGKTTSAKRIALQLKVNGKEPLQISLDDYYMDYEKIPLTPEGKKDLESIEALDLDLLNRNLKDLIEGKEVELPRYNFVTGKREWTGKKVKAGKNQPIIIEGIHGLNEKLTESIPRDQKFKVYVSALIQMNLDEMNRIPTTDTRLIRRIVRDYNFRGATALRTLQLWPEVRKGEEANIFPYQEEADIMFNSYLIYELPILKLYAEPLLLEIDNTLPEYTEAKRLLRFLDYFLPLPAIKHVPNISVLREFIGDSTFEY
- a CDS encoding PadR family transcriptional regulator, yielding MPGRGRGQGRFRRGWIESFVLLIIAEKPSHGYEIANKLSEFGVMLNGIGQMGNLYRTLAKLEEMGLVVTDWDTSEPGPSKKIYKITHDGMLFLENSKKDFIEFKHIIDVFIDRVERL